The genomic stretch GGCGTCTCTCCAATGTGTGAAGGGGTCGGGCCGCCCAGGCACAGGGCGGCCGTGGGGCTCTGAAGCAGGGTGTGGACGAACAGGAGCTCGACCCCGTCCGGATCCAGGGCGGCGATCCGGTGCGGGGTGAGCGAGTCGAAGTGGGCGCTGTCACCCGGTTCCAGCCGGTGCGTGGCGTCCCCGAGGCGCAGCCGGAGCCGCCCGGTGAGGACGTAGAGCCACTCCTCGCCGGGATGCACCCGCACGATGTCGCCCTGGGAGCCGAAGGGGACGTGCACGCGCAGGGCCTGCATGCCGCGGCCGGGGGCGCCGGCCTGCCAGTACGTCCAGCCGCCGGCCGCCGTCGGTTCCATGGCGGCGGAGCGCACGACGGACTCCCGGTCGGCGACCGTCTCGCCGAGCAGCTCCGAGACCGTCGTACCGTAGATACGCGCGAGCGAGAGCAGCATCGGCAGTGAGGGCTGGCGCTGCCCGGTCTCCAGCCGGGACAGATGGGCCGGCGACAGACCTGCGGCGCGGGCCGAGGCCTCCAGGGTGAGGGCGGCCTGTCGCCTGAGGGCACGCAGCTGCGGCGCCACCACGGGCAGCTCGTCGGCCGGCCCGGTCTCGGGAGAGCTCATGCTCTCCATTCAGCCGGAATCTTGCCTCAGCGGCAAATTTCTTGCCTCCGAGGCAAACTCCGTCGAGGAACCTCTAGCGGTTGGCCACCGCCTGCTTCACCAGCGTCTTGCCGAAGTCCCACATCAGCCCGCCACCGCTGTGCGCGTCGTCCATCACCTCGGTGAAGGCGTCCACGAACCGCTCCACCTCCCGCTCCCCGATGATCAGTGGCGGGATCAGCTTGATCACCTCCAGATGGTCACCGGAGACCTGGGTGAGGATCCGGTGCCGCTGGAGCAGCGGTACGACGACCATCTGCGCGAACAGTCCCTTGCGCGCCGCCTGGAGCATGGTCCACCGGCTGCGCAGCTTCAGCGAGGAGGGCCTGCCGAACTCGATGCCGATCATCAGGCCCCGGCCGCGCACGTCGGCGAGCAGCTCGTACTTGTCGGTCAGCGCCGCGAGCCGGGACTTCAGCAGGTCGCCGGTGGCGCGGGCGTTCGCGACGATCTGCTCGTCCTCCAGGACCGCGAGCACGGCGAGCCCGGCCGCCATGGCCTGGGCATTGGCGCCGAAGCTCGCCGAGTGGACGAGGACCCGGTCCATCGAGGAGTAGACCTTCTTGAAGATCCAGTCCTTGCCGAGGGTGGCGCCGACCGGCACATAGCCGCCGGACAGGGCCTTGGCCACGCACACCAGGTCCGGCTCAACGCCGTCCTCGTGCTGATAGGCGTAGAAGTCCCCGGTCCGGCCGAGCCCGGTCTGCACCTCGTCGGCGATGAGCAGCGCCTTGTGCCGGTGCAGCAGTTCCTGGGCGGCCCGGAGGTAGCCGGGCGGGGCCGCGTGCACACCCTTGCCCTGGATCGGCTCGACGATCAGGGCGGCCACGTCGCCCTTCTTCAACTCCCGTGCCAGGGCGTCGAGATCACCGAGGGGTACGGCCGTGTCGGGCAGCAGCGGGGCGAAGCCGTCCCGGAAGCCGTCCTCGCCGTTGACGGACAGGGCGCCGGTGGTCAGTCCGTGGAAGGCGTGGTCGCAGTAGAGGACGCGGGGCCTGCCGGTGGCGCGGCGGGCGAACTTCAGCGCGGTCTCGACCGCCTCGGTGCCGCTGTTGCCGAAGAACACCCGGTCCAGATGCGGGCTGTGCGCGAGCAGTTTCTCGGCGAGCAGTCCGGGCAGCGGCTGGCAGTCGAAGCGGGTGAGGTCGGCGAGCTGGGCGTCGAGGACGTCGTGCAGCGCCTTGCGGACGACGGGGTGGTGGCGGCCCAGGCCCATCACGCCGAACCCGGCGAGCATGTCGAGGTAGTCGGCGCCCTCCGCGTCCCAGAAGTAGGCGCCCTCGGCGCGCTCGTAGACCTTGTCGAAGCCGATGGTGTGCAGCATGCGCGGGAGCTGGTGGTTGAGGTACTTGCCGTGCAGCTCGTAGCGCTCGGCTCCGCGCTCGGCCAGCAGCGCGCCGAGGTCGAACTCCGTGGTCATTCCGCTGTCTCCTTGACTGGCTCCTGGACGGCCAGGCTCGCGCTGATCCGTCCGGCGACCTCGACGGGCGTGAGGCCGATGTCCGCCAGTACCTCGCCGCGTTTGGCGTGCGCGAGGAACTGCTCAGGGATGCCGAACCGCCGTACCGGCACATCGACGTCGGCGTCACCGAGGGCGAGCGCCACGGCGGCGCCCACTCCGGCCGCCCGGCTGTTGTCCTCGACGACGGCGACGAGGCGGTGTCCGGCGGCGAGGCCGGGCAGCGCCGGGTCGACGGGCTTGACCCAACGGGGGTCGACGACCGTGCAGTTGATGCCGCGTGCCTCCAGCAGTTCCGCGGCCTGGAGGCAGACCGGAGCCATGACGCCGACCGCGACGAGCAGGACGTCCGGCTCTCCCGAGGAACGGTGCAGTACATCCAGTCCGCCGATCCGGTCCACCGCCGGGATCGACGGGCCCGCGGACTCCTTCGGGAACCGCACCAGCGTGGGCGCGTCGTCGACGGCGACGGCTTCCCGTAGCTGGGCCCGGAGTTGGTCGGCATCGCGGGGCGCGGCGATTCTCAGACCCGGGACCACCTGGAGGATCGACATGTCCCACATGCCGTTGTGGGAGGCACCGTCGACTCCGGTGACGCCGGCCCGGTCCAGCACAAAGGTGACTCCGCAGCGGTGGAGGGCGACGTCCATCAGGAGCTGGTCGAAGGCGCGGTTGAGGAAGGTGGCGTAGACGGCGACGACCGGATGGACCCCGCCGGTCGCGAGTCCGGCCGCGGACACGGCCGCGTGCTGCTCGGCGATGCCGACGTCCCAGACCCGGTCCGGGAACCTCTGAGCGAACTTGCCAAGACCCACCGGGTGCAGCATGGCCGCCGTGATCGCCACGACGTCCTCGCGCTCCTCGCCGATCTTCACGATCTCGTCGCCGAACACCGAGGTCCAGGAAGGGCCGTTGGACGGGGCGAGCGGCTCGCAGGTGAGCGGGTCCATCACGCCGACGGTGTGGAAGTGGTCCTCCTCGTGGGCGAGGGCGGGTTCGTAGCCGCGGCCCTTCTCGGTGAGGCAGTGGACCAGGACGGGCCCGTGGAAGCGTTTCGCGCGGCGCAGCGCGGACTCGACGGCGCCGATGTCATGGCCGTCGATGGGTCCGACGTACTTCAGGCCGAGGTCCTCGAAGAGGCCCTGGGGTGCGAAGGCGTCCTTGAAGCCCTTCTTGGCGCCGTGCAGGGCCTCGTAGACGGTGTGTCCGACGACCGGGGTGCGCAGCAGTACGTCCTTGCCCCAGGCCAGGACCTGCTCGTAGCTGTCGGTCGTGCGCAGCGTGGCGAGGTGGTTGGCGAGGCCGCCGATGGTCGGGGCATAGGACCGCTCGTTGTCGTTCACGACGATGATCAGCGGCCGGTCCTTGGCGGCCGCGATGTTGTTCAGCGCCTCCCAGGCCATGCCGCCGGTCAGCGCGCCGTCGCCGATGACCGCGACGACATGCCCCTTCTCGCCCTGCACCTGGCGGGCCTTGGCGAGGCCGTCGGCCCAGCCGAGCGCGGTGGAGGCGTGGCTGTTCTCGACGATGTCGTGCTCGGACTCCTCGCGCGAGGGATAGCCGGACAGGCCGCCCTTGCCGCGCAGCTTGGAGAAGTCCTGACGCCCCGTCAGCAACTTGTGCACATAGCTCTGATGGCCGGTGTCCCACACGATGCGGTCGACCGGCGACTCGAAGACCCGGTGGAGCGCGATGGACAGTTCCACCACTCCCAGGTTGGGCCCGAGATGTCCGCCGGTCCGCGCGACCGCGTGCACCAGGAACTCCCTGATCTCGTCGGACAGTTCCCCGAGTTCCGCCTCGGACAGCGCCTTCAGGTCGCGTGGTCCCCGGATGTTCTCCAGAATCGTCACGTCGGGCCCCCTTCGGTCCGTGCTGCTCAACTCACGGTGACGGCCGGCTCCCCCGACTCGACGCCGTCCTGCTCCATCTGCTCGGCGATCTTCATCGCCTCCTCGATCAGGGTCTCCACGATCTTCGACTCGGGCACCGTCTTGACGACCTCGCCCTTCACGAAGATCTGCCCCTTGCCGTTGCCGGAGGCGACCCCCAGATCGGCCTCCCGGGCCTCGCCGGGACCGTTGACCACACATCCCATGACGGCGACCCTGAGCGGCACTTCCATGCCCTCAAGGCCCGCCGTGACCTCGTCGGCCAGCTTGTAGACGTCGACCTGGGCGCGCCCGCAGGACGGACACGAGACGATCTCGAGGCGCCGTTCCTTCAGGCCCAGCGACTGGAGGATCTGGATGCCGACCTTGACCTCCTCGGCGGGCGGCGCCGACAGGGACACCCGGATCGTGTCGCCGATCCCGCGCGACAGCAGGGCCCCGAAGGCGACCGACGACTTGATCGTGCCCTGGAAGGCGGGACCGGCCTCGGTGACGCCCAGGTGCAGTGGGTAGTCGCACTGTTCGGCGAGGAGCGTGTACGCCCCGACCATCACCACGGGGTCGTTGTGCTTCACCGAGATCTTGATGTCCCTGAAGCCGTGCTCCTCGAACAGCGACGCCTCCCACAGCGCCGATTCGACGAGCGCTTCCGGGGTCGCCTTGCCGTACTTCTTCAGCAGCCGCCGGTCCAGCGAGCCCGCGTTGACCCCGATCCGGATCGGCGTGCCGTGGTCGGCCGCGGCCCGCGCGATCTCCTTGACCTTGTCGTCGAACTGCTTGATGTTGCCGGGATTGACGCGTACGGCCGCGCAGCCGGCCTCGATCGCGGCGAACACGTACTTGGGCTGGAAGTGGATGTCCGCGATCACCGGGATCTGGGACTTGCGGGCGATGGTGGCCAGGGCGTCCGCGTCGTCCTGGGTGGGACAGGCGACGCGGACGATCTGGCAGCCGGACGCGGTGAGTTCGGCGATCTGCTGAAGGGTGGCGCCGATGTCCGACGTACGGGTCGTGGTCATCGACTGCACCGACACCGGGGCGCCGCCCCCGACCGCCACCGGCCCGACCTGGATCCGTCGCGACACGCGCCGCTCGGCGATCGGCCGGACCGGTACCTCGGGGACGCCCAAGGGGATGGCGGTCATGATGTCACTCCCGGTTTCCGTTGACCGTCTCGCGCATGGCGCGCAGCGACTCCTTCAGGGAGCCCATGGTGGCGAGGACGGCGGTGGGCTCGTAGCCGCAGTGCGCCATGCAGTTGGCGCAGCGCGGGTCCTTGCCGCGGCCGTACTTGTCCCAGTCGGTCTCCTCGATCAGCTCCCGGTACGTCGGCACATAGCCGTCGCTCATCAGGTAGCAGGGGCGCTGCCAGCCGAAGAGGGAGTAGTTGGGGATCGCCCACGCGGTGCACGGGAAGTCGACCTTGCCCTCCAGGAAGTCCAGGAAGAGCGGCGAGTGGTTGAGCCGCCAGCGGCGCCGGTTGCCGCCCGCGAAGGCCTTCTTGAACAGCTCGCGGGTCTGCTCCACGCCCAGGAAGTGCTCCTGGTCGGGCGCCTTCTCGTAGGCGTAGGCGGGCGAGATCATCATCTCGTCGACCTTGAGGTCGTCGTTGAGGAAGTTGAGGACCTCGACGATGGTCTGCGGGGTGTCGGTGTTGAAGAAGGTGGAGTTGGTGGTGACCCGGAAGCCGCGCCGCTTGGCCTCCTTGATCGCCTCCACCGCCTCGTCGAACACGCCCTCCTTCGCCACCGACTCGTCGTGGCGCTCGCGCAGTCCGTCGATGTGCACGGCGAACGCGAAGTAGGGCGAGGGCTTGAACTTGTCCATCTTCTTGCGCAGCAGCATGGCATTGGTGCACAGGAAGACGTATTTCCGCTTGGCCACCAACTGCCGCACGATCTCGTCGATCTGAGGGTGCATCAGGGGCTCACCCCCGGCGATCGACACCATCGGCGCGCCGGATTCGAGCACGGCGCCCACCGCCTGTGCGACCGGCATGCGCTGCTTGAGCACCCCCGCCGGATGCTGGATCTTCCCGCAGCCCTCGCACTTGAGGTTGCACGCGAACAGCGGTTCCAACTCAACGATCAGCGGGAACTTGTCGCGCTTGCGGAGCTTTTGTTCGGCCAAGTAAGTAGCGACCTTGATGGACTGACGCAGCGGCATGGCCATCTGGCTCACCTCCTGGGGAGCAGCAAAGAACGGTGCCATTCGTAGAAAGCGGGAAGGACCGACCTGAGAACACGGAACGCTGATATTCCCCCGCGTACCGTGCCGATCCGGACGAGTTCATGTTCTGGAGCGTCCACGACCACCCGGACGGCCGCAACGGGGCGCTCACCCCCGCGCACGGCGCTCAGGAGCGTCGCCGCCGACTCCATGTCGACCGCGATTGCGCCGGTCGCGAGCAGATCGGACCGCTCCGGACCACGGACCACGTGATCGGAACCGGTGAGCGGCCCGGTGTGGACGGTGCGCCCCGGGACGGCGCGGACGAGTTCCTTGACGAGCAGCTCGGTCGCGACGCACTCGGTGGTCCCGCGCGGGTCCCGGGTCTCCTCGGCGACGACCAGGTCGCCGGGGTGCATCCCCGGGGCGAGCCCCGCGCAGAAGCCGGTCGCCAGGACGGCGGCCCCGGCGAACGCAGGGTCGGACAGGACCCGGGTGACGGACCGCTCGGCCGCCTTGGGTCCCATGCCGGTGCGCACCACGGTGACCGGCCCGCCGGCGTCACCGCGGTCGCCCGTGCGCAGCGCGAGATGCTCGATGCCGAGCGCGCAGGCGATCAGCAGCGGAGCCGGAGCGGGCTGGGTGTTCATCAGCCCCCCTTGGCCTCGGCGAAGGGCTCGCCGTGCACATAGCGGCCGAGCGCGGTGAGCGGGAACACCTGCCGGTAGAGGTGGTAGTTGATGGAGAAGTCCCAGGGGAAGCCGGTGCCGGTGAAGTACGGCTCGTCCCAGGAGCCGTCCTCGCGCTGGGTGGCGGCGAGCCACTCCACGCCCCGCTCGACGGCCTTGGACTCCCGCTCCCCCGCGGACAGCAGCGCCATCAGCGCCCAGGCGGTCTGCGAGGCGGTGGAGGCACCCCGGCCGCTCCAGCCCCGCGTGTCCTGGTAGGAGCGCAGGTCCTCGCCCCAGCCCCCGTCGTCGTTCTGCACCGACTCCAGCCAGGCCACGGCCCGCCGGATCGCCGGGTGCGAGCCGGGGAATCCGGCGGCGACGAGGGCGGGTACGACGGATCCGGTGCCGTAGACGTAGTTGACGCCCCAGCGTCCGAACCACGAGCCGTCCGGCTCCTGTTCGGCCAGCAGCCACTGGATGCCCCGCCGGGTGCGCGGGTCGTGGGCGAGACCCTCGACGGCGAGCATCTCCACGACGTGCGCGGTGACATCGGCCGACGGCGGGTCGATGACCTCGCCGAAGTCGCAGAACGGCAGCCGGTTGGGGAACGGGCTGGTGTTGTCGACGTCGAAGGCGCCCCAGGCGCCGTTGCGGGACTGCATGCCGAGGTTCCAGCGCACCCCGCGCCCAATCGCCTTCTCCACCCGCTCCGGGTCGTGGTGCCGGACCCGGCGCAGCGCGAGGACCACCTCGGCGGTGTCGTCGATGTCGGGGTAGTTGTCGTTGTGGAACTCGAACGCCCAGCCCCCGGGCGGCAGTCCGGGCCGTCGCACGGCCCAGTCGCCGGGCCGGACGATCTCCTCGCCGAGCATCCAGTCGGCGGCCTTGACCAGTTGCGGATGGTCGGCGGGGACCCCGGCGTCGGCGAGCGCGATGGTGGCCAGGCAGGTGTCCCAGACCGGCGACTGGCAGGCCTCGATCATCCGGGCCCCGTCCTCGCGCCAGACGGCGAAGCGGTCCAGTGATGCCAGGCCCTCACGCATCACGGGATGCTGGAGGTCGTAGCCCATCAGATGCAGGGCGATGACCGAGTACACCGCGGGCGGCTGGATCCCGCCCCAGCAGCCGTCGTTCTCCTGCCGCTCGATGATCCAGCGGGCGGCGGTGTTCATCGCGGCCCGGCGCAGCCTGCGCGGCGCGACCTTGCGCAACTGGTGCAGTGCCTTGTCGAGCCGCTGGAAGGCGCCGTCCCAACTCGCCACCGGAGCAAGGGGCTTGAGCGGATTGGGGTTCGCCGGGTCGGTGTGCAGCTCGTCCAGCGGGAACGGCGCGGGCCGTACCGGCCGCTTGGCGGAGACGATCGTCAGCGGGACGATGGTCTGCCGGGCCCAGCAGCCGAAGTCGTAGATGTTGAGCGGCACCCAGGTGGGGAAGTAGATGAGCTCGGGCGGGAGTTCGGGCAGGTCCTCCCACTTCCACCAGCCGAACAGGGCCAGCCAGATCCGGGTGAAGACCCGGGCGGCCGCGATGCCTCCCTGGGCCCGGATCCACTCCGCCGCCCTCGCCATGTGCGGGGCCTCGGGCTCGTCGCCGGCCAGCCGGAGGGCGACGTACGCCTCGATGGTGGCGGAGAGTTCGGCCGGTCCGCCGTAGAAGGTGGCCCAGGTGCCGTCCTCGCGCTGCTCGCCGCGGATGAACAGGGCGGACGCGCGGGTGGTGGACTCGTCCCGGATGCCGAGGAACTGACGGAGCAGCAGATCCTCGGCGTCCATGGTGACGTTGGTCTCCAGGTCGCCCTTCCACCAGCCCTCGGCGTCCTGCCGGGAGAGCAGGTGCTCGGTGGCGCGCCGGACGGCGTGCACGGCGGCGTCGTGAACCCCCGCCGCCACGGGGGTGGTGCTGGTTTCGCTGGCCGCGGCAGCGCGGGGCGGCAGGGCCCCGGTGCTTCCGTCGGTCGTCGCTGTCATGGCTTCCCCTTACGTGCAGTGTGCATGTGGTGCGTCTGCTGTGGGTCCGCCGTCGGCCGGTGCTCGATTTCCCGCGACACCGGCCGGCGACTACGCGAGGGCTATTCGGCCGATAGTGATCATCTCTTTCGTACGACGACGAAGTCGGCGAGCGCCGCGAACCGCGCCCGTACCCGGTCGGGCATGTCGACGGCGTCCAGGGCCTCGATGGCGATGGTGTGCTGACGGCGGGCCTCGTCGGCGGTCCACTCGCGGCCGCCGGCCTCCTCGATGAGGGCGGCGCGGGCGGCGAACTCCGCCTCGGAGAAGTTCTCGAAGTCGCTGCTCTTGGCGTCGGCGGCGAGCAGCTCGCCGAGCCGCTCGGAGGCGGATCCGCCCGCCGCGAGCGCGGCCACCACCGGCAGGGACTTCTTGCGCTGGCGCAGATCGCTCCAGGTCTGCTTGCCGGTGGACTCCGGGTCGCCCCAGATGCCGAGCAGGTCGTCGACGGCCTGGAAGGCGAGGCCGAGGTGGTAGCCGTACTTCTCCAGAGTGTCGGCGGTGCGGTCGCCCGCCCCGCCGAGCACGGCGCCGATGGAGCTGGCGCAGGCCAGCAGGGCACCGGTCTTGTTGCCCTCCATCTCCAGGCACTCCTCGACGCTGACGCGGTCGCGGTGCTCGTAGGAGATGTCCTGGGCCTGTCCGTCGATCAGGGCCCGGGTGGCGGTGGTCAGCCGGCGGGTGGCGCGGCCGGCCTCGACGGTGCCGATCTCCAGCAGCAGTTCGTTGGCGAGGGCGAACAGGGCGTCGCCGACCAGGATGGCCTGGGCGGGGCCGTGCACCTTCCACACCGTGTCGCGGTGCCGGCGCTGCTCGTCGCCGTCCATCAGGTCGTCGTGCAGCAGAGAGAAGTTGTGCACCAGCTCGACGGCGACCGCGCCGGGGATGCCGACCTCGGGTGCGGCCCCGGTGACCTCGGCGGAGAGCACGGCGAGAGCGGGGCGCACGGCCTTGCCGCCGTCGCCCGCCGTGGGCCTGCCCTGGGCGTCGATCCAGCCGAAGTGGTAGGCGGAAACGGTGTCCATGGGAGGCGCCAGGCGGTCGATCGCCGCCCGCAGTACCGGGGTGGCCAGGGTCCGGCCGCGCTCCAGGAGCGCGGTCACGTCCACCGCGGTCTCCTCAGCGGCCTTCGAGGCCGGGGGCACAGTGGGCACAGTCTCTCCTCTTGTTGCGGTACCGGGGGTGCGGGGGCCTGCCGCGCGCTCACCGAGCATCAGGCCGCCTCCTCTACGTCGAAGAGGTGGCTGGGACGGGGCCTGCCCAGGGCGCCGAGCGCGGCGTCCGCCGCGTTCACGCCACTGCGGACCGCACTCTCCATGGTCGCGGGCCACCCGGTGGCGGTCCACGCTCCGGCCAGGTAGAGGCCGGGTGCCTGGGTCCGGGTGCCGGGCCGCAGCCGCCCGACGCCCGGAGCGGGGGCGAACGTCGCTGTACGCTCCCGGGTCACGAAGAAGTCCTTCACCTCGGCCTTCCGGGCGAGCGGAAGCAGCCGGGCCAGCTCCGGCAGATACCGCTCGCGCAGCTCGGCCACCGGCGCGTCGATGTCGTGGTGCGCGGCCGACTGGGACAGGGCCAGGTACTGCCCCTCCCGGAGCCCAGAGGACTCGGTCCGGTCGAACACCCATTGCACCGGCGTGCCGAGGGCGGCGAAGAACGGGGTGCTGAGCACCGGGCGGTCGTAGACGACATGGACGTTCAGGATCGGCGCGGTGCCGATCCTGAGCAGTCGTTCGGGAGCGTCCAGGGCGCCGTCGGGCAGCAGGTCGTGGGCCTCGCTCTGCGGTACGGCGAGGACGACCGCGTCGGCCCGGAGGGTCTCCCCGGGAACCTGGACGGCCCAACGTCCGTTGTCGTCAGTGGAGATGGAGGTGACGCGTGTACGGACCTCGGTACGCACGCCCGCGGAGTCGAGCGCCTTGCGGGCCAGCCGGTCGTGCAGTTCGCCCAGCGGGACATGCGCCCATCCGATGTCGGCCGCGCCCGGGTCGGACAGCAGACCGGTCTTGAACACCATCGCGGCGAGCCCCAGCGAGGAGTCGCCCGCGACCGCGTTGAGCGTGGCGATCCCGACCAGGTTCCACAGCGCCGTCACGGCACGCTCGGACTGACCGTGCGCGGCCAGCCAGGTGCCGAAGTTCTGGTCGTCCAGGGCCGGATCGTCGAGGTCGAGCGCCTTCAGCGCGAGCGCGGCACGCCCGACGGCGGCCCGCTCGGTGAGGGAGAGGTGCGGGTAGGTGGCGAGGCTGCGCCCCAGATGCAGCGGTACGGGCAGCGGGTCGCGCTGGATCCTGCCGAGCCGCCGCCCCTCGGGCTTGGCCAGGTCGAGTACGGGCACGTCGAGACGATCCTGCAACGGCGCCAGCGCGCTTGCCTCGATCCGGTCGAGGAACCAGCGGTAGGCGGTGCAGCAGCGCAGATACACATGCTGGCCGTTGTCGACGGTGAGGTCGCCGCGCTGGAAGGAGAAGGCGAGCCCGCCGAGGCGTGGCCTGCCCTCCAGGAGCGTCACGCGCACTCCCGCGTCGGCGAGCGCCAGCGCCGCGGTGATCCCGGCCAGCCCGCCGCCGACCACGACGGCGTCGCCGCCGGTTGTCCTGCCGTCGGTCATCGTGCGTCCTCCCCCGAACGGCCGCCGCGGTGCTTGAACGATGCACGGTCGGCCGTCTCAGTCAGGGACGCCGCCGAAGTGCGGAGGGTTGCGTGCCATTTTTCGCCGGTGGCATCACCTTGGACCGGATTGTCCATCAGGCCCGCCTCCTGACGGTCCGCCGGGTCACATGCCGGGTGTCCAGACCGGACAGACCGCGCACCGCGACGTAGGCCTTCTCGCGTCCGGGCAGTGAGACCCGGCCGCGCAGCACGGCCTCCGGCTCGCGCTCGATGCGGTCCAGGAGCCGGCGGTAGATACCGGCCATGGCGGCGACGCAGGCGCCGCTGCGCCGGTCGAGCATCGGCAGCAGCCGGTAGCCCTCGGCGAACAGGGCGCGGGCCCGGCGCACCTCGAAGTGGACGAGGCCCGCGAAGTCGGCGCCCTCCGGCACGGTCGGCCCGGCGAACCCGGCCGAGCAGCCGAACTTGGCGAGGTCGTCGGCGGGTAGGTAGGTGCGGCCCCCCTCGGCGTCCTCGCGCACGTCCCGGAGGATGT from Streptomyces davaonensis JCM 4913 encodes the following:
- the ispG gene encoding flavodoxin-dependent (E)-4-hydroxy-3-methylbut-2-enyl-diphosphate synthase, with translation MTAIPLGVPEVPVRPIAERRVSRRIQVGPVAVGGGAPVSVQSMTTTRTSDIGATLQQIAELTASGCQIVRVACPTQDDADALATIARKSQIPVIADIHFQPKYVFAAIEAGCAAVRVNPGNIKQFDDKVKEIARAAADHGTPIRIGVNAGSLDRRLLKKYGKATPEALVESALWEASLFEEHGFRDIKISVKHNDPVVMVGAYTLLAEQCDYPLHLGVTEAGPAFQGTIKSSVAFGALLSRGIGDTIRVSLSAPPAEEVKVGIQILQSLGLKERRLEIVSCPSCGRAQVDVYKLADEVTAGLEGMEVPLRVAVMGCVVNGPGEAREADLGVASGNGKGQIFVKGEVVKTVPESKIVETLIEEAMKIAEQMEQDGVESGEPAVTVS
- a CDS encoding polyprenyl synthetase family protein, with product MLGERAAGPRTPGTATRGETVPTVPPASKAAEETAVDVTALLERGRTLATPVLRAAIDRLAPPMDTVSAYHFGWIDAQGRPTAGDGGKAVRPALAVLSAEVTGAAPEVGIPGAVAVELVHNFSLLHDDLMDGDEQRRHRDTVWKVHGPAQAILVGDALFALANELLLEIGTVEAGRATRRLTTATRALIDGQAQDISYEHRDRVSVEECLEMEGNKTGALLACASSIGAVLGGAGDRTADTLEKYGYHLGLAFQAVDDLLGIWGDPESTGKQTWSDLRQRKKSLPVVAALAAGGSASERLGELLAADAKSSDFENFSEAEFAARAALIEEAGGREWTADEARRQHTIAIEALDAVDMPDRVRARFAALADFVVVRKR
- the dxs gene encoding 1-deoxy-D-xylulose-5-phosphate synthase, whose protein sequence is MTILENIRGPRDLKALSEAELGELSDEIREFLVHAVARTGGHLGPNLGVVELSIALHRVFESPVDRIVWDTGHQSYVHKLLTGRQDFSKLRGKGGLSGYPSREESEHDIVENSHASTALGWADGLAKARQVQGEKGHVVAVIGDGALTGGMAWEALNNIAAAKDRPLIIVVNDNERSYAPTIGGLANHLATLRTTDSYEQVLAWGKDVLLRTPVVGHTVYEALHGAKKGFKDAFAPQGLFEDLGLKYVGPIDGHDIGAVESALRRAKRFHGPVLVHCLTEKGRGYEPALAHEEDHFHTVGVMDPLTCEPLAPSNGPSWTSVFGDEIVKIGEEREDVVAITAAMLHPVGLGKFAQRFPDRVWDVGIAEQHAAVSAAGLATGGVHPVVAVYATFLNRAFDQLLMDVALHRCGVTFVLDRAGVTGVDGASHNGMWDMSILQVVPGLRIAAPRDADQLRAQLREAVAVDDAPTLVRFPKESAGPSIPAVDRIGGLDVLHRSSGEPDVLLVAVGVMAPVCLQAAELLEARGINCTVVDPRWVKPVDPALPGLAAGHRLVAVVEDNSRAAGVGAAVALALGDADVDVPVRRFGIPEQFLAHAKRGEVLADIGLTPVEVAGRISASLAVQEPVKETAE
- a CDS encoding helix-turn-helix domain-containing protein, with product MSSPETGPADELPVVAPQLRALRRQAALTLEASARAAGLSPAHLSRLETGQRQPSLPMLLSLARIYGTTVSELLGETVADRESVVRSAAMEPTAAGGWTYWQAGAPGRGMQALRVHVPFGSQGDIVRVHPGEEWLYVLTGRLRLRLGDATHRLEPGDSAHFDSLTPHRIAALDPDGVELLFVHTLLQSPTAALCLGGPTPSHIGETP
- a CDS encoding phosphorylase family protein, translating into MNTQPAPAPLLIACALGIEHLALRTGDRGDAGGPVTVVRTGMGPKAAERSVTRVLSDPAFAGAAVLATGFCAGLAPGMHPGDLVVAEETRDPRGTTECVATELLVKELVRAVPGRTVHTGPLTGSDHVVRGPERSDLLATGAIAVDMESAATLLSAVRGGERPVAAVRVVVDAPEHELVRIGTVRGGISAFRVLRSVLPAFYEWHRSLLLPRR
- the hpnH gene encoding adenosyl-hopene transferase HpnH; this translates as MAMPLRQSIKVATYLAEQKLRKRDKFPLIVELEPLFACNLKCEGCGKIQHPAGVLKQRMPVAQAVGAVLESGAPMVSIAGGEPLMHPQIDEIVRQLVAKRKYVFLCTNAMLLRKKMDKFKPSPYFAFAVHIDGLRERHDESVAKEGVFDEAVEAIKEAKRRGFRVTTNSTFFNTDTPQTIVEVLNFLNDDLKVDEMMISPAYAYEKAPDQEHFLGVEQTRELFKKAFAGGNRRRWRLNHSPLFLDFLEGKVDFPCTAWAIPNYSLFGWQRPCYLMSDGYVPTYRELIEETDWDKYGRGKDPRCANCMAHCGYEPTAVLATMGSLKESLRAMRETVNGNRE
- a CDS encoding aspartate aminotransferase family protein → MTTEFDLGALLAERGAERYELHGKYLNHQLPRMLHTIGFDKVYERAEGAYFWDAEGADYLDMLAGFGVMGLGRHHPVVRKALHDVLDAQLADLTRFDCQPLPGLLAEKLLAHSPHLDRVFFGNSGTEAVETALKFARRATGRPRVLYCDHAFHGLTTGALSVNGEDGFRDGFAPLLPDTAVPLGDLDALARELKKGDVAALIVEPIQGKGVHAAPPGYLRAAQELLHRHKALLIADEVQTGLGRTGDFYAYQHEDGVEPDLVCVAKALSGGYVPVGATLGKDWIFKKVYSSMDRVLVHSASFGANAQAMAAGLAVLAVLEDEQIVANARATGDLLKSRLAALTDKYELLADVRGRGLMIGIEFGRPSSLKLRSRWTMLQAARKGLFAQMVVVPLLQRHRILTQVSGDHLEVIKLIPPLIIGEREVERFVDAFTEVMDDAHSGGGLMWDFGKTLVKQAVANR
- the shc gene encoding squalene--hopene cyclase; its protein translation is MTATTDGSTGALPPRAAAASETSTTPVAAGVHDAAVHAVRRATEHLLSRQDAEGWWKGDLETNVTMDAEDLLLRQFLGIRDESTTRASALFIRGEQREDGTWATFYGGPAELSATIEAYVALRLAGDEPEAPHMARAAEWIRAQGGIAAARVFTRIWLALFGWWKWEDLPELPPELIYFPTWVPLNIYDFGCWARQTIVPLTIVSAKRPVRPAPFPLDELHTDPANPNPLKPLAPVASWDGAFQRLDKALHQLRKVAPRRLRRAAMNTAARWIIERQENDGCWGGIQPPAVYSVIALHLMGYDLQHPVMREGLASLDRFAVWREDGARMIEACQSPVWDTCLATIALADAGVPADHPQLVKAADWMLGEEIVRPGDWAVRRPGLPPGGWAFEFHNDNYPDIDDTAEVVLALRRVRHHDPERVEKAIGRGVRWNLGMQSRNGAWGAFDVDNTSPFPNRLPFCDFGEVIDPPSADVTAHVVEMLAVEGLAHDPRTRRGIQWLLAEQEPDGSWFGRWGVNYVYGTGSVVPALVAAGFPGSHPAIRRAVAWLESVQNDDGGWGEDLRSYQDTRGWSGRGASTASQTAWALMALLSAGERESKAVERGVEWLAATQREDGSWDEPYFTGTGFPWDFSINYHLYRQVFPLTALGRYVHGEPFAEAKGG